Within Desulfolithobacter dissulfuricans, the genomic segment CCCTATTCGCAATTTCTTGAATACGTGAACAACGGCCAGGTGGCCGAGGCCGTGGTCACCGACAAGGTGATCACCGGAACCCTGACCCTGCGTGACGAACGGACCGGCAAACAGCGCCGCTTCATCACCGTTCCGCTGTCCTGGAATCCGGACCTGGCCGAATCCCTGGAAAAGAAAGGGGTCAAGTTCACTGTCCGCCAATCCAACAACTACCTGGCCAACTTCTTCTTCAACTGGGTGCTGCCCTTTGGCCTGCTCTTCTTCCTCTGGGGGGCCATGGCCAAGCGCATGGGCAATATGGGGCGTGGTTTTCTCAATATCGGCAACAAGATCCACATCCACCCCGACGATGCACCCAAGGTCACCTTTGACGACGTGGCCGGGGCCGAGGAGGCCAAGCAGGAACTCAAGGAGATCGTTAATTTCCTCAAAGATCCAAGCAAGATCCAGAAGCTGGGCGCCCGGATGCCCAAGGGCGTGCTCATGGTGGGCCCCCCAGGTACCGGCAAGACTCTGCTGGCCCGGGCCGTGGCCGGTGAATCCGATGTGCCCTTTTTCAACATTTCCGGCTCCGAGTTCATCGAAATGTTTGTCGGTGTCGGCGCGGCCCGGGTACGGGAACTCTTCGAGCAGGCCCGCAAACATGCACCCTGCATCATCTTCATCGACGAGATCGATGCCATCGGCCGGGCCCGCGGGGCCGGACCGGTGATGGGTGGCCACGATGAACGGGAGCAGACCCTCAACCAGCTGCTCACCGAGATGGACGGCTTTGATTCCTCCACCGGCGTGGTGGTCATGGCGGCCACAAACCGGCCGGAAATCCTGGACAAGGCCCTGCTCCGGGCCGGCCGGTTCGACCGCCAGGTCCTGGTGGACAAACCCGACCTCAAGGACCGGGAGGCTATCCTCAAGCTCTATGCCTCCAAGATGCAACTGGCCGACGACGTGGATCTCCACGTGGTGGCCCAGCGTACGCCCGGCTTTGTCGGCGCCGACCTGGAAAACATCTGCAACGAGGCCGCCATACAGGCCATCCGTCAGAACCATGACAAGGTCACCATG encodes:
- the ftsH gene encoding ATP-dependent zinc metalloprotease FtsH, which encodes MKQTNFIGNGKKPDIEINKTTQEKFWQSPGFTFLLYLIFIMVSFQLYQGYQQVKQEEIPYSQFLEYVNNGQVAEAVVTDKVITGTLTLRDERTGKQRRFITVPLSWNPDLAESLEKKGVKFTVRQSNNYLANFFFNWVLPFGLLFFLWGAMAKRMGNMGRGFLNIGNKIHIHPDDAPKVTFDDVAGAEEAKQELKEIVNFLKDPSKIQKLGARMPKGVLMVGPPGTGKTLLARAVAGESDVPFFNISGSEFIEMFVGVGAARVRELFEQARKHAPCIIFIDEIDAIGRARGAGPVMGGHDEREQTLNQLLTEMDGFDSSTGVVVMAATNRPEILDKALLRAGRFDRQVLVDKPDLKDREAILKLYASKMQLADDVDLHVVAQRTPGFVGADLENICNEAAIQAIRQNHDKVTMRDFEAAIDRVIAGPEKKNRALNPEEKHRVAYHESGHALVAETVPTGEPVHKVSIIPRGVAALGYTLQLPVDEKFLSTEQELKDQIAILLGGRVAEELIFGDVSSGASNDLERASEIARSMITRLGMSKKLGPLTYGKHHQLQFLGGEDHEERNYSEETARIIDEECRELVEEGHARARNILTENRAALDALASTLEEKEVLDGEVVKEIIEKHSSDK